A stretch of the bacterium SCSIO 12827 genome encodes the following:
- a CDS encoding PilZ domain-containing protein produces the protein MDLNEQQDARRSPRSVVYGDVEVNGGSPYRGGKLYDMSVGGAAIVYPEGSEPQDGPVQVDDEILLIIRGRAHVPGRVARVFDGGFAVQFDWSLDIADDRFSNSRDS, from the coding sequence ATGGACTTGAACGAACAACAAGACGCACGCAGAAGCCCCCGTTCCGTCGTGTACGGGGACGTGGAAGTCAACGGCGGCAGCCCTTACCGGGGCGGAAAGCTGTATGACATGTCCGTCGGTGGGGCGGCGATTGTCTATCCCGAAGGCAGTGAACCTCAGGACGGCCCGGTTCAGGTCGATGACGAGATTCTGCTGATCATTCGTGGCCGTGCCCATGTGCCGGGCCGTGTCGCCCGCGTATTCGACGGGGGATTCGCCGTGCAATTCGATTGGTCCCTGGATATTGCCGACGACCGTTTTTCGAATTCCCGAGACAGTTGA
- a CDS encoding glucose 1-dehydrogenase, with product MSRFFRDDLLADRVALVTGASSGLGRRFAEVLAAHGAAVACCARRREKLAETVDTITAAGGQALAVEMDVTDRESVADAFETADRALGQVTILINNAGLASTDRAIDLDPATWNQIMATNLTGAWTVAQRAANDMIAAGRPGTIVNVASVLGLRQAGGVMPYAVSKAGIVQMTKSLALEWARHKIRVNAIAPRYIETDLNRDFLESEGGQTLMKRIPQRRFGKPEDLEGALLLLASDASDFMTGEVVAVDGGHLVNTL from the coding sequence ATGAGCCGCTTCTTCCGCGATGACCTGCTGGCAGATCGGGTGGCGCTGGTCACCGGGGCGTCCTCCGGCCTGGGCCGCCGTTTTGCCGAAGTTCTGGCCGCCCACGGCGCCGCTGTCGCCTGCTGTGCCCGGCGACGCGAGAAACTTGCTGAAACGGTCGATACGATCACCGCCGCCGGCGGACAGGCGCTGGCCGTCGAAATGGACGTGACCGATCGGGAGTCCGTCGCCGACGCGTTCGAGACCGCCGACCGGGCGCTTGGCCAGGTCACGATCCTGATTAACAACGCGGGCCTTGCTTCCACGGACCGTGCCATCGACCTGGATCCCGCGACTTGGAATCAAATCATGGCAACAAACCTGACCGGCGCCTGGACCGTCGCCCAGCGTGCCGCTAATGACATGATCGCCGCCGGCAGGCCCGGCACCATCGTCAACGTCGCCTCGGTCCTGGGCCTGCGTCAGGCGGGCGGCGTCATGCCTTATGCGGTGTCCAAGGCGGGAATTGTGCAGATGACCAAGTCGCTGGCCCTGGAATGGGCGCGGCATAAAATCCGGGTTAACGCCATCGCCCCCCGCTACATCGAGACGGATCTGAACCGGGATTTCCTGGAAAGCGAAGGCGGCCAGACCCTCATGAAACGCATTCCCCAACGCCGCTTCGGCAAGCCGGAAGACCTGGAAGGCGCCCTATTACTGTTGGCCTCGGACGCGTCGGATTTCATGACCGGCGAAGTCGTCGCCGTCGACGGCGGCCATTTGGTCAATACGCTTTAA
- a CDS encoding acyl-CoA synthetase, whose product MSRANNIFETDLGPTPANHQPQTPLSFLTWAASVYPDQPAAIHGARTISYGDMLVRCRRLAGALAARGIGPGDAVSVMGANTPELLEAHFGIPMAGAVLNALNTRLDAPTIAFILDHAESKLLITDREHAPVIKDALARLGRKIPVIDIDDPETEAQGGTRGEHLGDMDYEAFLLTGDPEFPVLPPEDEWQAISLNYTSGTTGNPKGVVYHHRGAFVTAMGGALVSRLDRQSRYLWTLPMFHCNGWSYPWSITAAAGTHICLRRVDPALIFPMIAKHRVTHMCGAPIVLNMLIHAPDAVKTTFDQKVEVFTGGAALPSAVISGMEKMGFRVTHLYGLTESYGPSTYCAWQDDWGDLDPDAQAQKISRAGVRYPTVAGQTVMNPETMEPVPSDGQTMGEIMLRGNTIMKGYLKNPQATEAAFRGGWFHTGDLAVMHPDGYVEIKDRSKDVIISGGENISSLEVEECLYRHPDVMEAAVVAKTDAKWGETPCAFVTLKPGAEGRIDAAAIIDWCRANMAHYKAPRHVVFTPLPKTSTGKIQKFVLRDRANDTDQETKS is encoded by the coding sequence GTGAGCAGGGCGAACAACATCTTCGAGACGGACCTGGGCCCCACCCCGGCCAACCATCAGCCGCAAACACCGCTGAGCTTTTTGACCTGGGCGGCATCCGTTTATCCCGATCAACCGGCCGCCATCCACGGCGCGCGGACCATCTCTTACGGCGACATGTTGGTCCGTTGCCGGCGACTGGCGGGAGCACTGGCGGCGCGCGGCATCGGCCCAGGCGACGCGGTATCCGTCATGGGCGCCAACACGCCGGAGCTACTGGAAGCGCATTTCGGCATTCCCATGGCGGGCGCCGTGCTGAACGCGCTGAACACCCGGCTCGATGCGCCGACAATCGCCTTCATCCTGGATCATGCGGAAAGCAAATTGCTGATCACCGACCGGGAACACGCCCCGGTCATCAAGGACGCCCTCGCCAGGCTCGGGCGGAAAATCCCCGTCATCGACATCGACGACCCGGAAACGGAAGCCCAGGGCGGCACCCGGGGCGAGCACCTGGGCGACATGGACTACGAAGCCTTTCTGTTGACGGGCGACCCCGAATTCCCGGTCCTGCCGCCGGAAGACGAATGGCAGGCGATCTCGCTCAACTACACCTCCGGCACCACGGGAAATCCGAAAGGTGTCGTCTATCACCATCGAGGCGCCTTTGTGACCGCCATGGGCGGCGCCCTGGTTTCGCGCCTCGACCGCCAGTCGCGCTATCTGTGGACCCTGCCCATGTTCCACTGCAACGGCTGGAGCTACCCCTGGTCGATCACCGCCGCTGCGGGCACACATATCTGCCTGCGCCGGGTCGATCCGGCCCTGATCTTTCCCATGATCGCCAAACATCGCGTCACCCACATGTGCGGCGCGCCGATCGTCCTCAACATGCTGATCCATGCGCCGGACGCGGTGAAGACCACCTTCGACCAAAAGGTCGAGGTATTCACCGGCGGCGCCGCCCTACCCTCGGCGGTGATATCGGGTATGGAAAAAATGGGCTTCCGCGTGACCCATCTGTACGGGCTGACGGAATCCTACGGCCCCTCGACCTATTGCGCCTGGCAGGACGATTGGGGCGACCTTGACCCCGACGCCCAGGCGCAGAAGATCAGCCGCGCCGGCGTGCGCTACCCCACCGTGGCGGGCCAGACCGTGATGAACCCGGAGACCATGGAACCCGTGCCCAGCGACGGCCAAACCATGGGTGAAATCATGCTGCGCGGAAACACCATCATGAAGGGCTACCTGAAGAACCCGCAAGCGACGGAGGCCGCGTTCCGGGGCGGCTGGTTCCATACGGGCGACCTCGCCGTGATGCATCCCGACGGCTATGTGGAAATCAAGGACCGGTCGAAAGACGTCATCATCTCGGGCGGCGAGAATATTTCGTCGTTGGAGGTCGAGGAATGTCTCTATCGCCATCCTGACGTGATGGAAGCCGCCGTCGTCGCCAAGACCGACGCCAAATGGGGGGAAACGCCTTGCGCCTTCGTCACCCTGAAACCAGGAGCCGAAGGCCGCATTGATGCCGCGGCCATCATCGACTGGTGCCGGGCCAACATGGCCCACTACAAGGCACCGCGCCATGTCGTGTTCACCCCTCTGCCCAAGACATCGACGGGCAAGATTCAGAAGTTCGTGCTGCGCGACCGCGCCAACGACACCGACCAGGAGACCAAATCATGA
- a CDS encoding EamA family transporter, with product MELWIPITVLAAFLQNARSALQRHLKGRLSTLGAAYVRFLYAMPFALVYLWGLHEIAGKDLPVFNTTFLMYCVLGGASQIAFTVLLLYLFQFRNFAVGTTFSKTEVFQVAVLGFLILGDKVTTAAAAAIALAGVGVVVLSAGQSKVSLKALISGVTERATVIGLVCGAFLGASVVFFRGAALSLKWDDLTMTVAYTVAVSLVIQTFAMGAYLAWKEAPTLKAVFVHWKWSAAVGMVGLAGSIAWCFAFTMQNAAYVRALGQIELVFTFAASIFFFKEKVTRLEVIGIALIILAILLLILSRA from the coding sequence ATGGAACTCTGGATACCGATCACCGTCCTGGCGGCATTTCTTCAGAATGCGCGTTCGGCGTTGCAGAGGCATTTGAAAGGGCGCCTGTCGACGCTCGGCGCGGCCTATGTCCGCTTTCTTTACGCCATGCCTTTTGCGCTGGTCTACCTGTGGGGGCTGCACGAGATCGCCGGCAAGGACCTGCCCGTATTCAACACCACCTTTCTGATGTACTGCGTCTTGGGCGGTGCCAGCCAGATCGCCTTCACCGTGCTGTTGTTGTATCTGTTTCAATTCCGCAACTTCGCCGTGGGGACAACCTTTTCCAAGACCGAAGTGTTTCAGGTCGCGGTCCTGGGGTTTCTTATTCTTGGTGACAAGGTGACCACCGCCGCCGCCGCCGCCATCGCGCTGGCAGGCGTCGGCGTCGTCGTGCTGTCGGCGGGTCAGTCGAAGGTGTCGCTGAAGGCGCTGATATCCGGAGTGACGGAAAGGGCGACGGTGATCGGGCTTGTCTGCGGCGCTTTCTTGGGGGCGTCGGTGGTGTTCTTCCGGGGGGCGGCGCTGTCGCTGAAATGGGACGACCTGACAATGACGGTTGCCTATACGGTGGCGGTGTCGTTGGTCATCCAGACATTTGCCATGGGTGCCTATCTGGCGTGGAAAGAGGCGCCGACCCTGAAGGCCGTGTTCGTCCATTGGAAATGGTCGGCGGCGGTGGGGATGGTCGGCCTGGCGGGGTCCATTGCCTGGTGCTTCGCCTTTACCATGCAGAACGCGGCCTACGTCCGCGCCTTGGGACAGATCGAACTGGTCTTCACCTTCGCGGCGTCGATTTTCTTTTTCAAAGAAAAGGTGACGCGCCTTGAAGTGATCGGCATCGCCTTGATCATTTTGGCGATCCTGTTGCTGATTCTCAGCCGGGCATGA